The genomic window CGCGCGCGGTATTTTTCGGGCACTTGGAGGTCTTGCGGCGCTGCCGGGTGATGGTCGCCTATCTGCCGGTCGCCTCGATGGGGACGGCGATCGAGATGGAAGTCGCCCGGCAGGCGGACATCCCGATCGTTTCGATCACCCCGTTGGCGATCAATTGGGTGGTGCGGCTGTTTTCGTTGGCGGTGCTGCCGGACCTGCCGTCGTTCGCGGACTGGCTGACGCCGGAAAATCTAAACCGACTGGGTGTGTAATTGGCGATCTGGGAATTGAAGTGGGAATGGCTGTTGGCGGAAATCCTCGGCCTGGCCGGGGCGCTGCTGGTGGTCTTCCTGCTGATCCGTCTGATCCGCGAACATCGCTCGCCGACCAGCACCATGGCCTGGGGCATCGCGATCCTTCTGCTGCCGTACGTCGGCGTTCCCCTTTACCTCTTGTTCGGCGGCCGCAAGGTCCGCCGCCACCGGCGATTGAAAGGCCAATTGTTTCCCGCCAGCGATACGCGCGGCGACGCCGATCTACCGGCCCCCGCGGCGCGGCTGGAAATCGTCGAGACGGTCCGCGTGTTGGAAGGCGCCGGTTATCCCGCCGTGAAAGCCGACAACCACCTGGAGTTTATCGCCAGCGGCGAAAGGGCTTACGCCCGTCTGATGGAAATGGTCGCGGCGGCCAAAGTCGACATCGCGGTGACGGTGTTCATTCTCGGCCATCACCATGTCGGGCGCTCGTTCGTGGAACTGCTGACGAAAAAAGCCCGGGAGGGAGTGAAGGTCCGGCTGCTTCTGGACGCCGTCGGCAGCTTCCGGACGCGATGGGGCTTCGTCGCGCCGCTGCGCCAGGCCGGCGGCCGCGTGGGCGTGTTCATGCCGATCCTGCCGATTGGCCGCAAATGGTCCACTCATCTGCGGACGCACCGCAAGCTCGTGGCGGTGGACGGGCGTACGGCGATGATCGGCGGGATGAACATCAGCCACGAATACATGGGACCGGCGCCGGACCCCAAGCGCTGGACCGATGCCTGCGCGATCGTCAGCGGTCCGGTGGTCGACGACCTGCTCGGCATTTTCGCCGTCGACTGGCATTTCGCCACTGGCGAGGATTGGGAACCGTCGCCCCGGGATTGGTCGGCCGCGCCGCGCCCCGGCGACACACTGATGCAGGTGGTCGCCAGCGGGCCCGACGCCGACGCGATGCCGCTGCACGACGCGGTGCTGATCTC from Myxococcales bacterium includes these protein-coding regions:
- the cls gene encoding cardiolipin synthase; translation: MAIWELKWEWLLAEILGLAGALLVVFLLIRLIREHRSPTSTMAWGIAILLLPYVGVPLYLLFGGRKVRRHRRLKGQLFPASDTRGDADLPAPAARLEIVETVRVLEGAGYPAVKADNHLEFIASGERAYARLMEMVAAAKVDIAVTVFILGHHHVGRSFVELLTKKAREGVKVRLLLDAVGSFRTRWGFVAPLRQAGGRVGVFMPILPIGRKWSTHLRTHRKLVAVDGRTAMIGGMNISHEYMGPAPDPKRWTDACAIVSGPVVDDLLGIFAVDWHFATGEDWEPSPRDWSAAPRPGDTLMQVVASGPDADAMPLHDAVLISMLRAKRRVWIVSPYFIPDDSLLRTLMLLGRMGRDVRLIVPRRSNHFIADLARGAFFRDLMGSSVKLFAYRKGMLHTKLLVIDDEIAMVGSANMDIRSLYLDYELGVLVYSAKEVQVIADVIRDYQQDADRLTWEKGIRKNFATEMAEDVCRLFAPIL